A window from Toxoplasma gondii ME49 chromosome IX, whole genome shotgun sequence encodes these proteins:
- the RPL14 gene encoding ribosomal protein RPL14 (encoded by transcript TGME49_267060), whose translation MGLFTRYYQPGRLCVVQYGPDAGKLCFVVDIINQTRVLVDGAGVTGIGAAGNRRSNPSERTLCVFNALSVKRQSMPVRRIALTDQYLKIPRSVRSATLKKALEKDDVIAKFNQSSWGKRRLAKEQRANMSDFDRFKLMVILKQRRKVMQQKLKSLKK comes from the exons ATGGGGCTTTTTACTCGCTACTACCAGCCTGGAAGGCTTTGCGTCGTTCAGTATGGCCCCGACGCAGGAAAG CTGTGCTTCGTCGTGGACATCATCAACCAGACCCGCGTGCTCGTTGACGGCGCTGGAGTGACGGG CATCGGGGCCGCAGGCAATCGGCGTTCGAACCCCAGTGAGAGGACTCTTTGCGTGTTCAATGCTCTCAGCGTGAAGCGTCAATCCATGCCCGTACGCCGCATTGCGTTGACCGACCAGTACCTGAAGATCCCCCGCAGCGTGCGGTCCGCGACGCTGAAGAAGGCCTTGGAGAAGGATGACGTGATCGCGAAGTTCAACCAGTCTTCCTGGGGCAAGCGGAGACTGGCAAAGGAGCAGCGCGCCAACATGTCCGACTTCGACCGCTTCAAGCTCATGGTCATCTTGAAGCAACGGAGAAAGGTCATGCaacagaagctgaagagtCTGAAGAAATAA